The Candidatus Eisenbacteria bacterium genome contains the following window.
TGCTCGCGCGCTCGGGCCACCGCGCCGAGGCAGATCGCGCACGGGCGATCCTGCTGACGTTGGAGGGCCGGGAGGCGGCAGGGATCGCCGCCGCCTTGGGCGTGCATGTCAGCACCGTGCGGGAATGGCGCGGCCTGTTCGCCGAGGGCGGCACCGCCTCCCTCCAGCGCCGCAAGCCACCGGGCCGGCCGAGCCGGATCGGGATCGCAGCGACAGCGCTGGCC
Protein-coding sequences here:
- a CDS encoding helix-turn-helix domain-containing protein; translated protein: MVGRSKIRADGDERAALRLLARSGHRAEADRARAILLTLEGREAAGIAAALGVHVSTVREWRGLFAEGGTASLQRRKPPGRPSRIGIAATALAEAILDEDDRHDGGWTLPRLRAEIERRGGPAISDGWLSIQLRRKGSHGAGRGTR